One genomic segment of Salarias fasciatus chromosome 8, fSalaFa1.1, whole genome shotgun sequence includes these proteins:
- the LOC115393736 gene encoding zinc transporter ZIP11-like — translation MKRSVDIAKRLEERHQKMQTFLSSAADLLYNEVMIAVNLAIGIGIQNFPEGLAVSLPLRGSGVSTWTAFWYGQLSGMVEPAAGLLGALAVVLAEPLLPYALAFAAGAMVYVVVDDIIPEAQVSGNGKLASWTSILGFVVMMSLDVGLG, via the exons ATGAAGAGATCTGTTGACATAGCCAAGAGATTAGAGGAAAGGCATCAAAAG ATGCagacttttctttcctctgctgcCGACTTGCTGTACAATGAAGTCATGATCGCTGT AAATTTGGCCATCGGCATTGGAATCCAGAACTTCCCAGAAGGCTTGGCGGTTAGCCTGCCGCTCCGGGGTTCGGGAGTGTCGACATGGACAGCTTTCTG GTACGGGCAGCTGAGCGGCATGGTTGAACCTGCTGCCGGGCTGCTGGGCGCCCTCGCTGTCGTGTTGGCAGAACCTCTGCTGCCCTACGCTTTGGCGTTCGCTGCCGGGGCGATGGTCTACGTGGTGGTGGACGACATTATTCCAGAAGCTCAAGTCAG TGGAAACGGGAAGCTGGCCTCCTGGACCTCCATCCTGGGCTTCGTGGTGATGATGTCTCTGGACGTAGGGCTCGGCTGA
- the LOC115393737 gene encoding zinc transporter ZIP11-like, with translation MKLLRSELRYSKSEFQQQILEMDDGIYQRNLAIGIGIQNFPEGLAVSLPLRGSGVSTWTAFWYGQLSGMVEPAAGLLGALAVVLTEPLLPYALAFAAGAMVYVVVDDIIPEAQVSGNGKLASWTSILGFVVMMSLDVGLG, from the exons ATGAAGCTGTTGAGGTCAGAGCTGAGATATTCAAAATCTGAGTTCCAGCAACAGATTCTGGAGATGGATGACGGCATTTATCAGAG AAATTTGGCCATCGGCATTGGAATCCAGAACTTCCCAGAAGGCTTGGCGGTTAGCCTGCCGCTCCGGGGTTCGGGAGTATCGACATGGACAGCTTTCTG GTACGGGCAGCTGAGCGGCATGGTTGAACCTGCTGCCGGGCTGCTGGGCGCCCTCGCTGTCGTGTTGACAGAACCTCTGCTGCCCTACGCTTTGGCGTTCGCTGCCGGGGCGATGGTCTACGTGGTGGTGGACGACATTATTCCAGAAGCTCAAGTCAG TGGAAACGGGAAGCTGGCCTCCTGGACCTCCATCCTGGGCTTCGTGGTGATGATGTCTCTGGACGTAGGGCTCGGCTGA